A single Chlamydia suis DNA region contains:
- a CDS encoding DEAD/DEAH box helicase yields the protein MSHKSFSILTVQEQGKEFEKYCKWLLECDPKYKLELKEVWLQADCPMEIKRKLNLQQDTKDRGIDLVAETYTGEFWAIQCKCYDPQSSIQRRDIDSFLSFSAKVDESLRARFSLRLLLHTAPLSMSCKFEINSQGNVSSQYLTVEEFDRWRNSRISLLRPQLKTPRFYQEEAICAIEEGFATHDKGRIYMACGTGKSLVGLWVVQKLQCKYTLVLVPSIALVDQMFREWANNSDFYTFRPIFVCSDDTVGKKRKFDDEGMSVSELGFPVTTDPTRILELLKKEPDVPKIIFSTYQSSPKLFEACEREKDLIFDLVLADEAHRCAGKVETAFSTVHRLRTRRRLFMTATPRIYSTEVKTRSKNQGFEIISMDDDEKFGPLFYQLPFSQAIDKDLLCDYEVVIPLMSHAQYRKYAEEGTFVQGEGIGEEISDQGNDARTLASQILIAKTMKQYHLQRTISYHSRTADAKKFADTFEAALEKIDQNQRPEKINTSCIFGYMTHGHRANILRDFKLTKEVSVIANVHCLSEGVDLPILNGIAFVDPKGSHIEIIQAVGRAIRQAPNKEKGYIIVPVLLDADIDLMDEDNIEQAFEDSCFSPVWNVLKALKTHDDMVSEQLDNLRIEMGRGRLKNPAKLLDKVTVILNDALPIDGAEFANSLTPKILPIFNRKVIKQISDGWCEQFGALLDFLEEHGHCKVPKGHPQNPSLGVWVSTQRYVFKKGKLSEDKIARLEEIGFVWDVLEEAWEENFLELKRFQEEHGHCKVPEGYPQNPQFASWVSDQRKNFKKGKLAKDRIARLEEIGFVWRVLEEAWEENFLELKRFREEHGHCKVPQRYPQNPQLASWVSKQRVDFKKGDLSEDRIARLEELGFVWDITEEAWEENFLELKRFREEQGHCNVPSVYPQNPSLGVWVKHQREYFKSAKLAEDKIERLEEIGFVWDVLKEVWEENFLELQRFLEEHGHCNVPHRHPQNPSLGVWVSTQRYAFKKGKLSEDKVERLEEIGFVWDVTEESWEKNFLELKRFQEEHGHCNVPSVCPQNPSLGVWVCVQREKFKKGDLSEDRIARLEEIGFVWRVLKEAWEENFLELQRFREEHGHCKVPQRYPQNPQLASWVSNQRVDFKKGDLSEDRIARLEELGFVWDVFEEVWEKNFLELQRFREEHGHCKVPHRYPENPDLGSWVSVQRKNFKKGKLSEGRIARLEEIGFVWDVTEEAWEKNFLELKRFQEEHGHCKVPQRYPQNPDLGSWVSNQRVDFKEGKLSEDRIARLEEIGFVWDVLEEEWEKNFLELKRFQEEHGHCKVPRGYPQNPDLGSWVGTQRYAFKKGKLSEDKIERLEEIGFVWDVLEEGWEENFLELKRFQGERGHCKVPQRYPQNPQLASWVSTQRADFKEGKLAEDKIARLEELGFVWRVREEAW from the coding sequence ATGAGTCATAAAAGTTTTTCCATTCTTACAGTACAGGAGCAGGGAAAGGAATTTGAGAAGTATTGTAAGTGGCTTTTAGAATGTGATCCTAAGTACAAACTTGAGTTAAAGGAAGTTTGGCTTCAAGCAGATTGTCCAATGGAGATCAAGCGGAAACTTAATCTGCAACAAGATACAAAAGACCGTGGTATCGATCTTGTTGCAGAAACTTATACAGGAGAGTTTTGGGCAATCCAGTGTAAATGTTATGACCCACAATCCAGTATTCAACGGAGAGATATAGACTCATTTCTCTCCTTTTCTGCCAAGGTCGATGAATCTTTACGAGCACGTTTTTCATTGCGGTTGCTGCTTCATACAGCGCCTCTCAGCATGTCTTGTAAGTTCGAAATTAATAGCCAAGGAAATGTTAGCTCACAATATCTCACAGTGGAGGAATTCGATAGATGGAGAAACTCCCGAATATCTCTGCTTAGACCACAACTTAAAACTCCTAGGTTTTATCAAGAAGAAGCGATTTGTGCTATTGAGGAGGGGTTTGCGACACATGATAAAGGCCGTATTTATATGGCTTGTGGCACAGGGAAATCTCTTGTTGGATTATGGGTCGTTCAGAAACTGCAATGTAAGTACACACTTGTTCTAGTTCCTTCGATTGCGCTAGTTGATCAGATGTTTCGTGAATGGGCGAATAACTCTGATTTCTACACATTTCGTCCCATTTTTGTTTGCTCAGACGATACTGTTGGTAAAAAAAGAAAGTTCGATGATGAGGGGATGTCTGTTTCTGAGCTGGGGTTTCCAGTAACGACGGATCCAACAAGAATTCTGGAATTGTTGAAAAAAGAACCAGATGTTCCAAAAATTATTTTTTCTACGTATCAGTCTTCTCCTAAATTATTCGAAGCTTGCGAGAGAGAGAAGGACTTAATCTTTGATCTTGTTCTAGCAGATGAAGCGCACCGTTGTGCAGGGAAAGTAGAAACCGCTTTTTCTACTGTCCATAGATTAAGAACTCGGCGCAGATTGTTCATGACGGCTACCCCACGGATTTATTCTACTGAGGTAAAGACTCGGTCTAAAAATCAAGGGTTTGAGATCATTTCAATGGATGATGATGAGAAATTTGGGCCTTTATTTTACCAACTTCCCTTCTCTCAAGCTATTGATAAAGACTTACTCTGTGACTATGAAGTGGTGATTCCTTTAATGAGTCATGCCCAGTATCGTAAGTATGCTGAAGAGGGAACATTTGTCCAAGGCGAAGGAATAGGTGAGGAAATTTCCGATCAGGGAAATGATGCAAGAACCCTTGCTAGTCAGATTCTCATAGCTAAAACTATGAAACAATATCATCTTCAGCGCACGATTTCCTATCATAGTCGCACGGCTGATGCCAAGAAGTTTGCCGATACCTTTGAAGCAGCTCTTGAGAAGATTGATCAAAACCAACGACCTGAGAAAATAAACACTAGCTGTATCTTTGGCTATATGACTCATGGCCACCGGGCCAATATTTTAAGAGACTTTAAACTTACAAAAGAAGTGTCTGTTATAGCGAATGTGCATTGCTTATCAGAAGGAGTTGATCTTCCTATTCTGAATGGGATCGCTTTTGTGGATCCTAAAGGTTCTCATATAGAGATTATTCAAGCTGTCGGAAGGGCGATCAGACAAGCTCCTAACAAAGAAAAAGGTTACATAATAGTACCTGTTCTCTTGGATGCCGATATCGATCTTATGGATGAAGATAATATCGAACAAGCTTTTGAAGATTCTTGTTTTAGTCCTGTTTGGAATGTGCTCAAAGCCTTGAAGACACATGATGATATGGTATCTGAGCAATTAGATAATTTACGTATAGAAATGGGAAGAGGCAGACTTAAAAATCCTGCTAAACTTTTAGATAAAGTTACGGTTATCTTAAATGATGCCCTTCCTATAGATGGTGCAGAATTTGCTAATTCCCTCACTCCAAAAATATTACCTATTTTTAATAGGAAGGTAATTAAGCAAATATCTGATGGGTGGTGCGAACAGTTTGGAGCTTTATTAGACTTCCTAGAGGAACACGGCCATTGTAAAGTTCCTAAGGGGCATCCTCAAAATCCTTCCTTAGGTGTTTGGGTAAGTACCCAAAGATATGTCTTTAAGAAAGGCAAGCTTTCAGAAGATAAGATAGCAAGGCTGGAAGAGATAGGTTTTGTATGGGATGTTCTTGAAGAAGCGTGGGAAGAGAATTTTCTGGAGTTGAAACGCTTCCAAGAAGAGCATGGTCACTGTAAAGTTCCTGAGGGATATCCTCAAAATCCTCAGTTTGCGTCGTGGGTAAGTGATCAAAGAAAAAATTTTAAGAAAGGTAAGTTAGCAAAAGATAGGATAGCGAGGCTGGAGGAGATAGGTTTTGTATGGAGAGTTCTTGAAGAAGCGTGGGAAGAGAATTTTCTGGAGTTGAAACGCTTCCGAGAGGAACACGGCCATTGTAAAGTTCCCCAGAGGTATCCTCAAAATCCTCAGCTTGCGTCGTGGGTAAGTAAGCAAAGAGTGGATTTTAAGAAAGGAGATCTATCGGAAGATAGGATAGCGAGGCTGGAAGAGCTAGGTTTTGTATGGGATATTACTGAAGAAGCGTGGGAAGAGAATTTTCTGGAGTTGAAACGCTTCCGAGAGGAACAAGGTCATTGTAATGTTCCTAGTGTCTATCCTCAAAATCCTTCCTTGGGTGTTTGGGTAAAACATCAAAGAGAATATTTTAAGTCAGCGAAGTTAGCAGAAGATAAGATAGAGAGGTTGGAGGAGATAGGTTTTGTATGGGATGTTCTTAAAGAAGTGTGGGAAGAGAATTTTCTGGAATTGCAACGCTTCCTAGAGGAACACGGTCATTGTAATGTTCCTCATAGGCATCCTCAAAATCCTTCCTTAGGTGTTTGGGTAAGTACCCAAAGATATGCCTTTAAGAAAGGCAAGCTTTCCGAAGATAAGGTAGAGAGGTTGGAGGAGATAGGTTTTGTATGGGATGTTACTGAAGAATCATGGGAGAAGAATTTTCTGGAGTTGAAACGCTTCCAAGAAGAGCATGGTCATTGTAATGTTCCTAGTGTCTGTCCTCAAAATCCTTCCTTAGGTGTTTGGGTATGTGTGCAAAGAGAAAAATTTAAGAAAGGAGATCTATCGGAAGATCGGATAGCGAGGCTGGAGGAGATAGGTTTTGTATGGAGAGTTCTTAAAGAAGCGTGGGAGGAGAATTTTCTGGAATTGCAACGCTTCCGAGAAGAGCATGGTCACTGTAAAGTTCCTCAGAGGTATCCTCAAAATCCTCAGCTTGCGTCATGGGTAAGTAATCAAAGAGTGGATTTTAAGAAAGGAGATCTATCGGAAGATCGGATAGCGAGGCTGGAAGAGCTAGGTTTTGTATGGGATGTTTTTGAAGAAGTGTGGGAGAAGAATTTTCTGGAATTGCAACGCTTCCGAGAAGAGCATGGTCATTGTAAAGTTCCTCATAGGTATCCTGAAAATCCTGATCTTGGGTCTTGGGTAAGCGTACAAAGAAAAAATTTTAAGAAAGGCAAGCTTTCCGAAGGTAGGATAGCGAGGCTGGAGGAGATAGGTTTTGTATGGGATGTTACTGAAGAAGCGTGGGAGAAGAATTTTCTGGAGTTGAAACGCTTCCAAGAAGAGCATGGTCACTGTAAAGTTCCCCAGAGGTATCCTCAAAATCCTGATCTTGGGTCTTGGGTAAGTAATCAAAGAGTGGATTTTAAGGAAGGCAAGCTATCAGAAGATAGGATAGCGAGGCTGGAGGAGATAGGTTTTGTATGGGATGTTCTTGAAGAAGAATGGGAGAAGAATTTTCTGGAGTTGAAACGCTTCCAAGAAGAGCATGGTCATTGTAAAGTTCCTAGGGGGTATCCTCAAAATCCTGATCTTGGGTCTTGGGTAGGTACCCAAAGATATGCCTTTAAGAAAGGCAAGCTTTCCGAAGATAAGATAGAGAGGTTGGAGGAGATAGGTTTTGTATGGGATGTTCTTGAAGAAGGATGGGAGGAGAATTTTCTGGAGTTGAAACGCTTCCAAGGAGAGCGTGGTCATTGTAAAGTTCCCCAGAGGTATCCTCAAAATCCTCAGCTTGCGTCGTGGGTAAGTACTCAAAGAGCGGATTTTAAGGAAGGTAAGCTAGCAGAAGATAAGATAGCGAGGCTGGAGGAGCTAGGTTTTGTATGGAGAGTTCGTGAAGAAGCTTGGTAG
- the tpiA gene encoding triose-phosphate isomerase, whose product MLTNKEISTESSPTWSNLLPSETSKQFVFGNWKMNKTLSEAQAFFKNFVSNEILSNPKIVTGIIPPFTILSACQQIIKNTPIRLGAQTLHEVDSGAFTGEISAPMLKDIGVDFVLIGHSERRHVFHEQNEALAEKLLASIRNHIVPVLCIGETLAEQEAGATQDILLEQLTVGLSLLPEKAPFILAYEPVWAIGTGKVANPDLVQETHAFCRNAVKNLVSKDTADRTPILYGGSVKADNAHALTLCPDVNGLLVGGASLSPESFLAIIQQVAIS is encoded by the coding sequence ATGCTTACAAATAAAGAAATTTCTACAGAATCCTCTCCTACTTGGTCTAATCTCCTCCCTTCTGAGACATCGAAACAATTTGTTTTTGGCAACTGGAAAATGAACAAAACTCTTTCCGAAGCTCAAGCTTTTTTCAAAAATTTTGTTTCTAATGAAATACTCTCTAATCCAAAAATCGTTACAGGGATTATACCCCCGTTCACAATTCTGTCTGCCTGTCAACAAATCATAAAGAATACCCCTATCCGTTTAGGAGCCCAAACTTTACACGAGGTGGATTCAGGAGCATTTACTGGGGAAATTTCGGCTCCAATGCTCAAAGATATCGGCGTCGATTTCGTCCTCATTGGGCATTCGGAAAGACGGCACGTCTTCCACGAACAAAATGAAGCTCTTGCAGAAAAACTCCTAGCATCTATTCGCAACCACATCGTTCCGGTTCTTTGCATCGGAGAAACCCTAGCAGAACAAGAGGCCGGAGCAACTCAAGATATTCTTTTAGAACAACTCACTGTAGGGTTATCTCTGCTTCCAGAAAAAGCCCCTTTCATTCTCGCTTACGAGCCTGTCTGGGCTATCGGCACAGGGAAAGTGGCAAATCCTGACCTCGTTCAAGAAACTCATGCTTTTTGCAGGAACGCCGTCAAAAATTTAGTGTCTAAAGACACTGCCGATCGCACTCCCATTCTTTACGGAGGATCTGTAAAAGCTGATAATGCTCATGCATTAACCCTCTGTCCAGATGTCAATGGTCTTCTAGTTGGAGGAGCTTCTTTATCTCCGGAGAGTTTTCTTGCTATTATACAACAGGTCGCTATCTCATAA
- the xseA gene encoding exodeoxyribonuclease VII large subunit, with product MSITSPPVEVSVLTDSVKNLLENHFLRVVVKGELSNVSLQTSGHLYFAIKDSKAVLNGAFFHFRSKHFDRRPKDGDYVILHGKLTVYAPRGQYQIVAYALTFAGEGNLLLQFEERKQRLAAEGYFDPKRKQQLPPGARTIGVITSPSGAVIQDILRVLSRRCHQFQVILYPVTVQGPTAAQEIVRAIQVLNQENLGIDTLIIARGGGSIEDLWAFNEEILVKAVAASAIPIISAVGHETDFTLCDFAADVRAPTPSAAAEIVCKSSEYYHQELQNLLRHLSSHARQFLAAKKNLLSHWRKNLAAPDFYHTAQQTLDYIHLSIKRTMDVKLAQYKQLFAQYKRWLKSDIFIRIEKLLADFKQTIDLSIKNKLYSHKNSLHQLYTSRFKNELSRLQYHTQHSKLVLSQLSRKLHLAMANAQEARMQQLSRSQEELSFSIQQALSKARERCHAIQEQAASLNPKNVLKRGFAQLFDFNKHSVIISAAALKQRDLVRVRLQDGEAILSVKEVWLNNDKQG from the coding sequence ATGTCGATAACATCTCCTCCTGTAGAAGTTTCTGTTCTCACAGATTCCGTTAAGAATCTTCTGGAAAACCATTTCCTTCGCGTAGTGGTTAAAGGAGAACTCAGTAACGTCTCCTTGCAAACAAGCGGCCATCTCTATTTTGCAATTAAAGATAGCAAGGCCGTTCTCAATGGGGCCTTTTTTCATTTCCGAAGCAAACATTTTGATCGTAGGCCCAAAGACGGGGATTACGTAATTCTTCATGGCAAACTTACTGTTTATGCCCCACGAGGGCAGTATCAGATCGTAGCCTATGCGCTCACCTTTGCAGGAGAAGGAAATTTATTATTGCAATTTGAAGAACGTAAGCAACGCCTTGCCGCAGAAGGATATTTTGATCCCAAACGCAAACAACAGCTTCCCCCTGGAGCTCGAACCATAGGCGTTATCACGAGCCCCTCAGGAGCTGTAATTCAAGACATCTTACGAGTTCTTTCTCGGCGCTGTCATCAATTTCAAGTGATTCTATACCCGGTCACAGTGCAAGGCCCAACTGCAGCCCAAGAAATTGTTCGAGCGATCCAAGTACTTAATCAAGAAAACCTAGGCATTGACACGCTGATCATTGCCCGTGGAGGTGGAAGCATCGAAGATCTATGGGCTTTTAACGAAGAAATCCTAGTCAAAGCGGTTGCAGCAAGCGCGATTCCCATTATTTCTGCAGTTGGACACGAAACTGATTTCACCCTTTGTGACTTCGCCGCAGATGTTCGCGCTCCAACGCCCTCTGCAGCAGCGGAAATTGTGTGTAAAAGTAGCGAATACTATCATCAAGAGCTTCAAAATTTACTTCGCCACCTCTCCTCTCACGCAAGACAATTCCTTGCTGCAAAAAAAAATCTTCTCTCTCATTGGAGAAAAAATCTGGCTGCACCAGATTTCTATCATACAGCACAACAAACTCTAGATTACATCCACTTATCTATAAAAAGAACTATGGATGTTAAGCTTGCGCAGTATAAACAGCTTTTTGCTCAATACAAGCGCTGGCTAAAGAGCGATATTTTCATCCGCATAGAAAAACTTTTAGCCGATTTCAAACAGACTATCGACCTTTCTATCAAAAATAAACTTTATTCACACAAAAACTCCCTACATCAACTCTATACCTCTCGTTTTAAAAACGAACTCTCCCGTTTACAATACCACACTCAACACTCAAAACTGGTTTTAAGCCAGCTTTCCCGTAAACTACACTTGGCGATGGCCAATGCACAAGAAGCCAGGATGCAACAGCTTTCTCGCTCACAAGAGGAGCTTTCTTTCTCGATACAACAAGCTTTAAGCAAGGCTAGGGAACGCTGTCATGCTATACAAGAACAGGCCGCTTCCTTAAATCCAAAAAATGTTTTGAAACGGGGCTTTGCCCAGCTCTTTGACTTTAATAAACACTCTGTTATCATTTCGGCTGCGGCTCTTAAACAGAGAGATCTTGTACGCGTCCGCCTTCAAGATGGTGAGGCAATTTTATCAGTAAAAGAAGTTTGGCTAAACAATGACAAACAAGGCTAA
- a CDS encoding exodeoxyribonuclease VII small subunit, producing MTNKAKNIEKVPFEDAMKRLEEITDLMNQPTTSLETSLALYEEADQLMRICESRIQEVEARIKQLSDQRSES from the coding sequence ATGACAAACAAGGCTAAAAATATAGAAAAAGTTCCTTTTGAAGACGCAATGAAACGCTTGGAAGAGATTACAGATCTCATGAACCAGCCGACAACGTCTTTAGAGACTTCACTAGCCCTATATGAAGAAGCCGATCAGTTAATGCGTATATGTGAATCCCGCATTCAAGAAGTCGAAGCTCGTATTAAGCAACTTTCCGATCAACGGAGCGAGTCATAG
- a CDS encoding 1-deoxy-D-xylulose-5-phosphate synthase, with the protein MIFPFLQRIKSPQELRSLSLDQLHLLCDEIRNKILSDLSLTGGHLASNLGVVELTVALHYVFNSPEDRFIFDVGHQAYVHKLLTGRNTEAFSHIRHDDGLSGFTSPLESDHDLFFSGHAGNALSLALGLAKGCSRNSSHILPILGDAAFSCGLTLEALNNVPSDLSKFIIILNDNQMSISENVGNIPQGISQWIYPQKINKISQRIHSWIKKIPGLSRYKDKLTQKANIALKSLSHPLFEQFGIQYTGPIDGHNIKKLVSALQTAKDLPCPVLFHVCTVKGNGLAEAEKDPARYHGVKAYFQDLAFKKKPLSSSAASPVSFPQRAGNILCRLGEKYPRLHVVTPAMSLGSCLEDFRKQFPDRFTDVGIAEGHAVTFSAGIARSGAPVVCSIYSTFLHRAMDNVFHDVCMQELPVIFAIDRAGLAFHDGRSHHGIYDLGFLCAMPNMVICQPRNAILLERLFFSSLLWGSPCAIRYPNLPASEEAPECSFPFSPIFPGKAEILCQGDDLLLISLGHMCDTALAVKEQLLDHGISATVVDPIFIKPLDQELLLSLLSLHSKVVVLEEHSIHGGLAAEFSLFLNKHNLKADVLSLGIPDLFIPHGDPETILQTVGLTCDQITQHILAYFHFSTQIPIERLCKA; encoded by the coding sequence ATGATCTTTCCGTTTTTACAACGCATCAAATCTCCCCAAGAACTACGTTCTTTGTCTTTGGATCAACTCCACCTGTTATGCGATGAAATTCGTAACAAAATCCTCTCAGATCTTTCCTTAACAGGCGGCCATTTGGCTTCCAATTTGGGTGTAGTGGAACTCACTGTCGCTTTGCACTATGTCTTTAATTCTCCTGAGGATCGGTTCATTTTCGATGTCGGACACCAGGCTTATGTACATAAACTTCTAACAGGGCGCAATACAGAAGCTTTCTCCCACATACGGCATGATGATGGTCTAAGCGGATTTACAAGCCCTTTAGAATCTGATCACGACTTATTTTTCTCAGGCCACGCAGGGAACGCGCTCTCCTTAGCATTAGGGTTAGCCAAAGGATGTTCCAGGAATTCTTCACATATTCTTCCTATACTAGGAGATGCAGCATTTTCTTGCGGACTCACCCTAGAAGCTCTAAATAATGTTCCCTCCGATTTATCAAAATTTATTATCATTTTAAATGACAATCAAATGTCGATCTCTGAGAATGTCGGCAATATCCCCCAAGGGATCTCTCAATGGATCTATCCTCAAAAAATCAATAAAATATCTCAAAGAATTCATTCCTGGATTAAAAAAATTCCAGGTCTTTCTCGCTATAAAGACAAGCTAACGCAGAAAGCTAATATTGCTTTAAAATCCTTATCCCATCCCTTATTCGAACAATTCGGCATTCAGTATACAGGACCTATCGACGGACATAACATTAAAAAGCTCGTTTCAGCTCTACAAACAGCCAAAGACCTCCCCTGTCCTGTTCTTTTCCATGTATGCACGGTTAAGGGAAATGGTTTAGCAGAGGCTGAAAAAGACCCGGCTCGTTATCACGGAGTAAAAGCCTATTTTCAAGATCTAGCCTTCAAAAAAAAACCCTTAAGCTCTTCAGCAGCATCTCCCGTTTCTTTTCCCCAACGTGCGGGGAATATTTTATGTCGGTTGGGAGAAAAATATCCCCGCTTGCATGTGGTCACTCCTGCCATGTCCTTGGGGTCTTGTTTGGAAGATTTTCGTAAACAATTTCCGGATCGTTTCACAGATGTGGGAATAGCGGAAGGCCATGCTGTAACCTTTTCAGCAGGAATAGCTAGAAGTGGAGCTCCTGTAGTTTGTTCTATCTACTCCACATTTTTACACCGAGCTATGGACAATGTATTTCATGACGTCTGCATGCAAGAGCTTCCGGTAATTTTTGCTATCGATCGCGCGGGATTAGCTTTTCATGATGGGCGCAGCCATCACGGCATTTACGATTTGGGCTTCTTATGTGCCATGCCCAACATGGTGATTTGCCAGCCAAGAAACGCAATCCTGCTTGAGAGACTTTTCTTCTCCTCATTGCTTTGGGGATCGCCCTGCGCTATTCGATATCCTAACCTCCCAGCTAGTGAAGAAGCACCTGAATGCTCCTTCCCGTTTTCTCCTATTTTTCCTGGCAAAGCGGAAATTCTCTGTCAAGGAGACGATCTGCTACTTATCTCCCTTGGGCACATGTGTGATACTGCTTTAGCGGTCAAAGAACAGCTTCTTGACCACGGAATTTCCGCAACAGTCGTAGATCCCATTTTTATTAAACCTTTAGATCAAGAACTTTTGCTATCACTACTTTCCCTTCACTCAAAAGTAGTGGTTTTAGAAGAACATTCTATTCATGGGGGATTAGCTGCAGAATTTTCCCTGTTCTTAAACAAGCACAATCTCAAAGCTGATGTTCTCTCATTAGGCATTCCTGATTTGTTTATCCCACATGGAGATCCTGAAACTATTTTACAAACTGTCGGGTTGACTTGTGATCAAATTACCCAACACATTCTCGCATATTTCCATTTCTCGACACAAATTCCCATCGAACGCCTTTGTAAGGCCTAA
- the pyk gene encoding pyruvate kinase — MIARTKIICTIGPATNTPEMLEKLLDAGMNVARLNFSHGTHESHSRTIAILKELRQKRQVPLAIMLDTKGPEIRLGQVESPIKVSPKDRLTLTNKEILGSKEAGVTLYPSCVFPYIKEQASVLIDDGYIQAVVVHAQENSVEIEFQNSGEIKSNKSLSIKDIDVALPFMTEKDIADLKFGVEQELDLIAASFVRCTEDIESMRKVLENFGRPNLPIIAKIENHLGVQNFQEIAKAADGIMIARGDLGIELSIVEVPALQKFMARASREAGRFCITATQMLESMIRNALPTRAEVSDVANAIYDGTSAVMLSGETASGAYPIEAVKTMRSIIQETEKTFDYHAFFQLNDKNSALKVSPYLEAIGFSGIQIAEKASAKAIIVYTQTGGSPMFLSKYRPYLPIIAVTPNRNVYYRLAVEWGVYPMLTLESNRTVWRHQACVYGVEKGILSNYDKILVFSRGAGMQDTNNLTLTTVNDVLSPLPEEVTP, encoded by the coding sequence ATGATCGCTAGAACAAAAATTATTTGTACAATAGGCCCAGCAACAAATACCCCAGAAATGCTAGAAAAGCTTCTGGATGCCGGGATGAATGTAGCTCGCCTTAATTTCAGTCATGGGACCCATGAAAGCCACAGCCGCACCATCGCCATTCTCAAAGAATTACGCCAGAAAAGACAAGTGCCTTTAGCTATTATGCTGGACACAAAGGGACCAGAAATTCGTTTAGGCCAAGTAGAATCTCCGATAAAGGTCAGCCCCAAAGACCGCCTTACTCTCACAAATAAGGAAATCTTAGGATCTAAGGAAGCTGGAGTCACTCTTTACCCTAGTTGCGTGTTCCCATACATTAAAGAACAAGCTTCTGTTCTCATTGATGATGGATATATCCAAGCCGTTGTAGTTCATGCTCAGGAGAATTCGGTTGAGATAGAATTTCAAAATTCTGGGGAGATAAAATCTAACAAATCGCTCAGCATCAAAGACATCGACGTAGCCCTTCCTTTCATGACAGAGAAAGATATTGCCGATCTAAAATTTGGAGTCGAGCAAGAACTCGATCTCATCGCGGCCTCTTTTGTCCGATGCACCGAAGACATCGAAAGCATGCGCAAGGTCTTAGAAAACTTTGGGCGCCCTAATTTGCCAATCATTGCCAAAATCGAAAATCATTTAGGAGTACAAAATTTTCAGGAAATAGCTAAGGCCGCCGATGGAATTATGATTGCTCGTGGAGATCTTGGCATTGAACTGTCTATTGTCGAAGTCCCCGCTTTACAAAAATTTATGGCCCGCGCGTCCAGAGAAGCAGGTCGTTTTTGTATCACTGCAACGCAAATGCTCGAATCCATGATTCGGAATGCCCTTCCTACTCGAGCCGAAGTCTCCGATGTGGCCAATGCTATCTATGACGGAACCTCCGCTGTTATGTTATCAGGTGAAACAGCTTCAGGAGCCTATCCTATAGAGGCGGTCAAAACCATGCGATCCATTATCCAAGAAACGGAAAAAACTTTTGATTATCACGCCTTTTTTCAACTTAATGACAAAAATAGCGCCCTCAAGGTCTCTCCATATCTTGAAGCGATAGGCTTTTCTGGAATCCAAATTGCGGAAAAAGCTTCCGCTAAGGCGATTATTGTATACACTCAAACTGGGGGCTCCCCGATGTTTCTATCTAAGTACCGCCCTTATCTTCCTATTATCGCCGTTACCCCAAACCGCAATGTATATTATCGTTTAGCAGTAGAATGGGGCGTATATCCCATGTTGACTTTAGAATCCAACCGCACAGTTTGGCGCCACCAAGCTTGTGTCTATGGAGTAGAAAAAGGTATCCTTTCCAATTATGATAAAATTCTTGTTTTTAGCCGAGGAGCTGGAATGCAAGACACCAATAACCTTACTCTAACCACCGTAAATGATGTTTTGTCTCCTTTGCCAGAAGAAGTAACTCCATAA